Proteins encoded in a region of the Salvia hispanica cultivar TCC Black 2014 unplaced genomic scaffold, UniMelb_Shisp_WGS_1.0 HiC_scaffold_1141, whole genome shotgun sequence genome:
- the LOC125197982 gene encoding phosphatidylinositol 4-kinase gamma 3-like: MSIASVALCPVYEDYWNFPGRVSGQRGPWSTDSILIYLTVGGSVIPMRVLESDSIASVKLRIQGCRGFSAKQQKLVYDGKELARNNSQMRDYGVSDGNVLHLVVRLSDLQAITVRTVCGKEIEFRVQRKRNVGYVKQQIAERGHGIFDLKDQELLCDGEELEDQRIIDDLCRSNDAVIHLLVRKSAKLRAVPVEKDFEVSIVASDVEEKVGDKVNRWRRRSQTEKLPIVAVNPLPREVPIEPLIVNPKIVLSPVIEQLIDETLNGLEKGNQPIRSSEGSGGAYFMQDLSGQKYVSVFKPVDEEPMAVNNPRGLPLSPNGEGLKEGTRVGEGAFREVAAYILDHPRGGPRSTCSDEKGFAGVPPTVMVKCQHSTFHYSEGFDRASSKFGSLQMFMKNCGSCEDMGPRAFPVEEVHKICILDIRLANADRHAGNILIQKDAEGQIVLIPIDHGYCMPENVSIFLFSNFYLMLDYEYYLRTCSYVYWHASILMT, translated from the coding sequence ATGTCGATTGCCAGCGTAGCTCTCTGTCCTGTTTATGAAGACTACTGGAACTTCCCAGGGCGTGTCTCGGGGCAGCGTGGCCCGTGGTCGACTGACTCGATCTTGATCTACCTAACAGTTGGTGGTTCAGTGATTCCTATGAGGGTTCTTGAATCAGATTCAATTGCTTCTGTCAAACTCAGAATTCAAGGTTGTAGAGGGTTCTCCGCAAAGCAGCAGAAGCTCGTTTATGATGGGAAAGAACTGGCAAGGAACAATTCTCAGATGCGGGACTATGGTGTGTCTGATGGAAATGTGTTACATCTGGTTGTCCGCCTCTCTGATCTCCAAGCCATCACAGTTAGGACAGTTTGTGGCAAGGAAATCGAGTTTCGTGttcaaagaaaaaggaatgtGGGGTATGTGAAACAGCAGATTGCTGAGAGGGGTCATGGTATTTTTGATCTCAAAGATCAAGAATTGCTCTGTGATGGTGAGGAGCTTGAAGATCAGAGGATCATAGACGATTTATGTAGGAGCAATGATGCTGTGATTCATTTACTGGTTCGTAAGTCTGCAAAGCTCAGGGCTGTGCCTGTTGAAAAAGATTTTGAGGTCTCGATAGTAGCATCAGATGTAGAAGAGAAGGTAGGTGATAAAGTGAATAGGTGGAGAAGGAGAAGTCAAACTGAGAAGCTTCCAATTGTTGCTGTCAATCCCTTGCCACGAGAGGTTCCAATAGAACCACTGATTGTCAACCCTAAGATCGTCTTGTCACCTGTGATTGAACAACTAATTGatgagactcttaatgggCTAGAAAAGGGTAATCAACCTATTAGATCTTCCGAGGGATCAGGGGGTGCTTATTTCATGCAAGATTTATCTGGTCAGAAAtatgtttctgtttttaaGCCAGTTGATGAGGAGCCCATGGCTGTAAATAATCCTCGAGGCTTACCCTTGTCCCCTAACGGTGAAGGTTTGAAGGAAGGCACACGAGTAGGGGAAGGGGCGTTCAGGGAAGTTGCAGCATATATTTTGGACCATCCAAGAGGAGGTCCACGCTCAACTTGTAGTGATGAGAAAGGCTTTGCTGGCGTCCCGCCTACAGTCATGGTGAAGTGTCAGCATAGCACATTCCACTACTCAGAAGGTTTTGACCGTGCATCGAGTAAGTTTGGGTCGCTTCAGATGTTCATGAAGAACTGCGGTAGCTGTGAGGACATGGGCCCTCGTGCTTTCCCTGTGGAGGAAGTTCACAAGATATGTATACTCGACATCAGGTTGGCAAATGCAGACAGACATGCTGGCAACATTCTGATTCAGAAAGATGCTGAGGGTCAAATTGTTCTTATCCCGATTGATCATGGTTACTGCATGCCTGAGAATGTAAGTATATTTCTGTtctccaatttttatttaatgttggattatgaatattatttgaGAACATGTTCATATGTTTATTG